One Chryseobacterium indoltheticum DNA segment encodes these proteins:
- the recG gene encoding ATP-dependent DNA helicase RecG has product MTLETSIEFVKGIGPERAKLIKNVLGISTVEDLLQFYPIRYIDKNKVYKTAQLQESNLEIQLKGKISNVQEILTGKVKRLTAKFNDDTGSMDLVWFQYSKWLKEQLPVNREVFIFGKINAFNNQFSMPHPEIELDENKEKDNRLRPIYPSSEKLTKRGLNQKFFQVILRNICKEIPNLIQENLPEYLIGSMKFLSRQQTYLNIHFPENLAYFEKANFRLKFEESFFFQLGFGLKKAHHKTKSQGNPFPIVGDYFTGFYENHLPFELTNAQKRVLKEIRMDMKKPIQMNRLLQGDVGSGKTMVALLTMLIALDNGFQSCLMAPTEILAQQHYNGIKDLLKDTEIKVNLLTGSVKASARKIIHEELENGELSILVGTHAVLEDKVKFKNLGLAIIDEQHRFGVAQRAKLWAKNKIPPHILVMTATPIPRTLAMSFYSDLDVSVIDEMPVGRKAIITAHRREKDRTYVYHFCHEEIRKGRQIYFVYPLIEESETLDYKNLMEGLEHVMDNFAHYNVTMLHGKMKPDEKDAAMNYFASGKSQIMVATTVIEVGVNVPNASVMVIESAERFGLSQLHQLRGRVGRGAEQSYCILMTSDKMSTESRTRIKTMTETNDGFKISEVDMQLRGPGDILGTQQSGVVDFKRLDLVNDSAIIKNTKNMVEKILEKDPLLSRPEHQIIKNYYLQYYKGKNKWSKIS; this is encoded by the coding sequence ATGACTTTAGAAACATCTATAGAATTCGTCAAAGGAATCGGTCCTGAAAGAGCCAAACTCATCAAAAATGTGTTGGGCATTTCTACGGTGGAAGATCTTTTACAATTTTATCCTATTCGCTACATCGACAAAAATAAAGTGTACAAAACCGCTCAGCTTCAGGAAAGCAATCTTGAAATTCAGCTGAAAGGAAAAATAAGCAACGTTCAGGAAATTCTTACCGGAAAAGTAAAAAGACTTACAGCCAAATTTAATGACGATACCGGAAGTATGGATCTGGTTTGGTTTCAATACTCAAAATGGTTGAAAGAACAGCTTCCCGTCAATAGAGAGGTTTTTATTTTTGGAAAGATCAATGCATTCAACAATCAATTTTCGATGCCACATCCCGAAATTGAATTAGATGAAAACAAAGAAAAAGACAATAGATTAAGACCTATTTATCCAAGTTCTGAAAAATTGACCAAAAGAGGTTTAAATCAAAAATTCTTTCAGGTAATTCTGAGAAACATCTGTAAAGAAATTCCGAATCTTATTCAGGAAAATCTTCCGGAATATTTGATTGGTTCGATGAAATTTCTATCAAGGCAACAGACTTATTTAAATATTCATTTCCCGGAAAACCTAGCGTATTTTGAGAAAGCAAATTTTAGATTAAAATTTGAAGAATCGTTTTTTTTTCAATTAGGTTTCGGCTTAAAAAAAGCACATCACAAAACAAAGTCACAAGGAAACCCGTTTCCGATTGTTGGCGATTATTTTACAGGATTTTATGAAAATCATCTTCCGTTTGAACTGACGAATGCTCAAAAAAGAGTTTTAAAAGAAATCAGAATGGATATGAAAAAGCCCATTCAGATGAATCGTCTTTTACAGGGTGATGTAGGTTCAGGAAAAACGATGGTTGCTTTATTAACGATGCTCATTGCTTTAGACAACGGTTTTCAAAGCTGTTTGATGGCACCGACTGAAATTCTTGCACAACAACATTACAACGGCATTAAAGACTTGCTGAAAGACACCGAAATTAAAGTCAATCTGCTCACTGGTTCGGTAAAAGCTTCCGCAAGAAAGATCATTCATGAAGAGCTTGAAAATGGCGAACTTTCGATTTTGGTGGGGACTCACGCTGTTTTGGAAGACAAAGTGAAATTTAAAAACCTTGGGTTGGCAATTATTGATGAGCAACATCGATTTGGTGTCGCTCAAAGAGCTAAACTTTGGGCAAAAAATAAGATTCCGCCACATATTTTGGTGATGACCGCAACTCCGATTCCGAGAACTTTGGCAATGAGTTTTTATTCGGATCTCGACGTTTCTGTGATTGATGAAATGCCGGTTGGAAGAAAAGCGATTATTACCGCTCATCGAAGAGAAAAAGACAGAACTTATGTTTATCATTTCTGTCATGAAGAAATCCGCAAAGGAAGACAGATTTATTTTGTTTATCCCTTGATTGAAGAATCTGAAACTTTAGATTATAAAAACCTGATGGAAGGTTTGGAGCATGTTATGGATAATTTTGCCCATTACAACGTAACAATGCTTCACGGGAAAATGAAACCTGATGAAAAAGACGCTGCCATGAATTATTTTGCTTCAGGAAAATCGCAGATTATGGTTGCTACAACGGTAATTGAAGTTGGGGTCAATGTGCCTAACGCTTCGGTTATGGTGATTGAAAGTGCCGAAAGATTTGGCCTTTCTCAGCTTCATCAGCTTCGTGGAAGAGTCGGAAGAGGAGCCGAACAAAGCTATTGTATCTTGATGACTTCGGATAAAATGTCTACCGAAAGCCGAACGAGAATCAAAACAATGACAGAAACCAATGATGGTTTTAAAATTTCTGAAGTTGATATGCAGTTGCGTGGTCCCGGTGATATTTTGGGGACTCAACAAAGCGGTGTTGTCGATTTTAAAAGACTCGATTTAGTGAACGACTCAGCCATCATTAAAAACACTAAAAATATGGTTGAAAAGATCCTGGAAAAAGACCCATTACTTTCAAGACCAGAACATCAGATTATCAAAAATTACTATCTTCAATATTATAAAGGAAAAAATAAGTGGAGTAAAATCTCTTAA
- a CDS encoding thioredoxin family protein: MKKIFTLTFLFLITLNFAQVKWMTIEEALNAQKTQPKKILIDFYADWCGPCKIMDKKTYGNPIIYESLNANYYPVKFNAEDKNTIEIFGRKFANENTAHKKGRNSLHEFTQYMNVNAVPSTVFLDEKGNPITMLQGELSAKELEPYLDFISNDLFKKVKTKQDWEDYQKKFRSKIKE, from the coding sequence ATGAAAAAAATATTCACCCTGACTTTTCTCTTTTTAATCACTTTAAATTTTGCTCAGGTAAAATGGATGACAATTGAGGAAGCATTAAATGCACAGAAAACACAACCCAAAAAAATCCTGATCGACTTTTATGCAGATTGGTGTGGCCCATGCAAAATCATGGATAAAAAAACCTACGGAAACCCTATAATTTATGAGTCTTTAAATGCAAATTATTATCCTGTAAAATTTAATGCTGAAGACAAAAATACTATAGAAATCTTCGGAAGAAAATTTGCTAATGAAAACACTGCTCACAAGAAAGGAAGAAATTCACTGCATGAGTTTACTCAATATATGAACGTGAATGCTGTTCCAAGCACCGTTTTTCTTGATGAAAAAGGAAATCCCATTACGATGCTACAGGGAGAATTATCTGCGAAAGAACTAGAACCATATCTTGATTTCATTTCAAATGATTTATTCAAAAAAGTAAAAACCAAACAAGACTGGGAAGATTATCAGAAGAAATTCAGATCAAAAATAAAAGAATAA
- a CDS encoding peptide MFS transporter, producing MNLTLDEIQNFKGKYPKQIWSLFFSEMWERFCFYGMRGMLVFFMISQLNFHEKEANLQYGATQAFVYAFTFVGGLFADKILGFRKSLFWGGLLMIVGSLILATDPHKFFFLGIAFTVVGTGFFKPNISSMVGQLYKPNDSRADAGFSLFYAGINLGALLGGYLCIAIGKGELLSHLIPEGLHWNVAFGLAAIVMVISLINFIFTQRSLGTIGLQPGHPDHEVKSAPMPKWKEYGVYVLSLIFIPIIMIMVSVPQYTDYFMWTVGPLTLVYLFFEMSKVTSAERKKLWAALIFIIFSILFWGIYEQSGGSLSIFAAKNLNKDLFGLDPNGVNNSGGAFFIIFLAPLLGLLWIWMSKRKFEPNTIIKFGLGFIFLGLGYYVLFATRLFADLQGITSLNFFTLALLVITLGELCLSPIGLSIMTKLSTKNLQGMMMGMWFLASAYGQYVAGIIGAGLADAKEGSTNYDALITYTEGYKQLGLYAVIAGVVLILISPWVKKLMQEVR from the coding sequence ATGAACTTAACGCTCGACGAAATACAGAATTTCAAAGGAAAATATCCAAAACAAATCTGGTCGCTTTTTTTTTCCGAAATGTGGGAACGCTTTTGCTTCTACGGAATGCGAGGGATGCTGGTTTTCTTTATGATTTCTCAGCTAAATTTCCATGAAAAAGAAGCAAATCTTCAATATGGAGCAACACAGGCTTTCGTGTATGCTTTTACTTTCGTGGGCGGACTTTTTGCTGACAAAATACTAGGATTCAGAAAATCTCTTTTTTGGGGCGGACTTTTAATGATTGTCGGGAGTTTAATTTTAGCTACAGATCCGCATAAATTTTTCTTTTTAGGAATTGCATTTACCGTCGTAGGAACAGGTTTTTTCAAACCAAACATTTCCTCGATGGTTGGTCAATTGTACAAACCCAACGACTCCAGAGCCGATGCGGGATTTTCGCTTTTCTATGCCGGAATTAATTTAGGAGCCTTACTTGGTGGATATTTATGCATCGCCATCGGAAAAGGAGAATTACTTTCTCACTTAATCCCTGAAGGTTTACATTGGAATGTTGCTTTTGGTTTAGCTGCTATTGTAATGGTCATTAGTTTAATCAATTTCATATTTACACAAAGAAGTTTGGGAACAATAGGTCTTCAACCGGGACATCCGGATCACGAAGTGAAATCGGCTCCAATGCCAAAGTGGAAAGAATACGGAGTATATGTTTTATCATTGATATTCATCCCGATCATTATGATAATGGTTTCCGTTCCTCAATACACCGATTATTTCATGTGGACAGTAGGACCATTAACGTTAGTTTATCTCTTTTTTGAAATGAGTAAAGTAACATCTGCTGAAAGAAAAAAACTTTGGGCCGCATTAATTTTCATCATATTTTCTATTTTATTCTGGGGAATCTACGAGCAAAGTGGAGGTTCACTAAGTATTTTTGCCGCTAAAAATTTAAATAAAGATTTATTCGGTTTAGACCCAAACGGTGTCAATAATTCCGGAGGAGCATTTTTCATTATTTTCCTTGCACCATTACTTGGATTATTATGGATTTGGATGAGCAAAAGAAAATTTGAGCCAAACACCATTATAAAATTCGGATTAGGTTTTATATTTTTAGGATTAGGATATTACGTTTTATTTGCAACAAGATTATTTGCAGATTTACAAGGAATCACTTCATTAAACTTCTTTACATTAGCTTTACTCGTAATCACTCTGGGAGAATTATGCCTCTCCCCTATCGGATTATCAATTATGACGAAACTTTCTACCAAAAATCTCCAGGGAATGATGATGGGAATGTGGTTTCTGGCGTCAGCTTACGGTCAATATGTTGCTGGAATTATTGGTGCAGGTTTAGCGGATGCAAAAGAAGGCTCAACGAATTATGACGCATTGATTACATACACAGAAGGTTACAAACAATTAGGATTATATGCTGTAATTGCCGGTGTGGTATTAATTTTGATATCTCCGTGGGTGAAAAAACTCATGCAGGAAGTTCGCTAA
- a CDS encoding peptide MFS transporter, with protein sequence MDTAVQSKTKHPKGLWVLFGTEMWERFNFYGMRALLTLFMVNSLLMKEGEVTIIYGGFLALCYLTPMLGGFIADRFLGNRYCIIVGGALMALGQFLMFMSASTFGSNLGSAQTLMWIALGVIIFGNGFFKPNISSMVGSLYPKQEKSKLDSAFTIFYMGINLGAFLGQFICPFLGDVKDSNGLRDIHAFKWGFLAASIAMTIGTLTFILLKNKYVVTPEGRPIGGLPSESTAEDFEEGESQTAKFSGKSIGIAAAVFVLTFFGFQYLFVDKVGFGSVGMGEFVKAVIYPFIYSMGLALAYLIMSATENKIERDRIWVIYIVSFFIIFFWAAFEQAGSSLTFIADNQTDRNIFGWNMPPSMVQIFNGLFIVMLAVPFSMLWDKLRANTKEPASPLKQAIGLGLIALSYLIIAYNVKDLGNTGLLAVKWLILLYLIQTMGELCLSPIGLSLVGKLAPKRFASLLFGVFFIANAAGYALSGTLGSILPATGDKFLKAKELGINLQDVLDKKVTLSEDQLALLNKEQISTVYNSFVGFEIHNLFEFFMVFVILCGIAGAILALISPILKKMMHGVN encoded by the coding sequence ATGGATACAGCAGTTCAGTCGAAGACTAAACACCCTAAAGGATTATGGGTCCTATTCGGAACAGAGATGTGGGAGCGTTTCAACTTTTATGGGATGAGAGCATTACTTACCTTATTTATGGTAAACTCTCTATTAATGAAAGAAGGAGAAGTTACGATAATATATGGCGGTTTTTTGGCTTTATGTTATCTAACACCAATGTTGGGAGGTTTCATCGCAGACCGATTTTTAGGAAATAGGTACTGTATTATTGTAGGAGGAGCATTAATGGCACTTGGTCAATTCCTGATGTTTATGAGTGCATCAACATTTGGTTCCAATTTAGGATCAGCACAAACATTAATGTGGATTGCTTTGGGAGTAATCATTTTCGGAAATGGTTTTTTCAAACCAAATATTTCTTCGATGGTGGGAAGCCTTTATCCAAAGCAAGAAAAGTCTAAATTGGACTCTGCATTTACTATTTTCTATATGGGGATTAACTTAGGTGCTTTTTTAGGTCAATTTATCTGTCCTTTTTTAGGAGACGTAAAAGATTCTAATGGTTTAAGAGATATTCACGCTTTCAAATGGGGATTCTTAGCAGCTTCTATTGCAATGACGATTGGAACATTAACTTTTATTTTACTTAAAAACAAATACGTTGTAACACCGGAAGGAAGACCAATCGGTGGTTTGCCTAGTGAAAGCACAGCAGAAGATTTTGAAGAAGGTGAATCACAAACTGCCAAATTTTCTGGAAAATCTATTGGTATCGCAGCTGCCGTTTTTGTACTGACTTTCTTTGGATTCCAATATTTATTTGTTGACAAAGTTGGATTTGGTTCTGTTGGAATGGGAGAATTTGTAAAAGCAGTAATCTATCCATTCATCTATTCTATGGGGCTTGCTTTGGCTTATTTGATTATGTCTGCCACTGAAAACAAAATAGAAAGAGATAGAATCTGGGTAATCTACATCGTATCCTTTTTTATCATATTCTTCTGGGCAGCTTTTGAACAAGCAGGGTCATCTTTAACATTTATTGCAGATAACCAAACAGACAGAAACATCTTTGGTTGGAATATGCCGCCATCAATGGTTCAGATATTCAACGGTTTATTTATCGTAATGTTGGCAGTTCCATTCAGTATGCTTTGGGACAAATTAAGAGCTAATACAAAAGAACCGGCTTCACCTTTAAAACAAGCGATTGGTCTTGGATTAATTGCTTTAAGTTATTTAATAATTGCTTACAATGTAAAAGATTTAGGAAACACAGGATTACTTGCTGTTAAATGGCTTATTTTACTTTATTTAATCCAAACGATGGGAGAATTATGTTTATCACCAATCGGTTTATCTTTAGTTGGAAAATTAGCACCTAAAAGATTCGCTTCACTTTTATTTGGTGTGTTTTTTATTGCTAATGCAGCGGGTTACGCCTTATCCGGAACTTTAGGATCTATTTTACCGGCAACAGGTGATAAATTCTTAAAAGCTAAAGAGTTAGGAATTAACCTACAAGATGTTTTAGATAAAAAAGTTACTTTAAGTGAAGATCAGTTAGCTCTTCTAAATAAAGAACAAATTTCAACTGTTTACAATAGTTTTGTAGGATTTGAAATTCATAATTTATTTGAATTCTTTATGGTATTCGTTATCCTTTGTGGAATTGCTGGCGCCATTTTAGCACTCATCTCGCCGATTTTGAAAAAAATGATGCATGGTGTGAACTAA
- a CDS encoding peptide MFS transporter — protein sequence MKTKHPKGLPYLFFTEMWERFGYYLILGIFVLYMIDSEKGGLAFDDKNADDIFGTFIALTYLTPFLGGFLADRVLGYIKAIYIGGFLMGLGYLGIGFFKELPLFYASLALIIIGNGFFKPSISTLLGNLYNEEPYKANKDAGYNIFYMGINIGAFVCNIIAAFMRNKYGWGPAFMTAGVGMFVGLLVFSIGRQHILKANILKPAQEGDTKISDVLVKVFLPAVIFGLVGWFIPNNIFGSDSTDAFIFACVPVIYFYVMLYVKANAEDKKPIGALLAIFAVSLMFWAVFKQNGTALTRWANYYTDRTVPAPLEKPLEAIYLVDKKDYLDKEVSVYDDQYQVKKDEKGNALKEQGKDIYFRNISQAERTKLEANPAEKVNLYNTELFQSINPGWVILLTPVVVAFFMMLRRKGKEPSTPSKIVLGLFISALSCLVMVGAVYAGQNGLLKVSALWLVAAYGVITVGELCLSPMGLSLVSKLSPPRLTALMMGGFFLSTSIGNKLSGVLASFWYDYDNKANFFIVNFGLLLLATLLGLSILKRLNKIMKEKGVN from the coding sequence ATGAAAACCAAACACCCAAAAGGCCTTCCCTATTTATTCTTCACAGAGATGTGGGAGCGTTTCGGCTATTACCTTATCCTCGGAATTTTTGTACTGTACATGATCGACAGCGAAAAAGGAGGATTGGCTTTTGACGATAAAAATGCTGATGATATCTTCGGAACCTTTATCGCATTGACTTATCTTACCCCTTTCTTAGGCGGATTTTTAGCCGACAGAGTTTTAGGTTATATCAAAGCCATATACATCGGTGGCTTCTTGATGGGACTTGGATATCTGGGGATTGGTTTTTTTAAGGAATTACCTTTATTTTATGCTTCTTTAGCATTAATTATCATCGGAAACGGATTTTTCAAACCAAGTATTTCCACTCTGTTAGGAAATCTTTACAATGAAGAGCCTTATAAAGCCAATAAAGACGCCGGATATAACATTTTCTACATGGGTATCAACATCGGTGCTTTTGTCTGCAACATTATTGCTGCTTTCATGCGTAATAAATACGGATGGGGTCCTGCATTTATGACCGCCGGAGTAGGAATGTTTGTGGGACTTTTAGTTTTCAGCATCGGAAGACAACATATTCTTAAAGCAAATATTTTAAAGCCTGCACAGGAAGGAGACACAAAGATTTCTGATGTCTTAGTAAAAGTATTTTTACCAGCTGTTATTTTCGGACTAGTCGGTTGGTTTATCCCGAATAATATTTTTGGAAGCGACAGTACGGATGCATTTATTTTTGCGTGCGTTCCCGTGATTTATTTCTACGTAATGCTTTACGTAAAGGCAAATGCAGAAGATAAAAAACCAATCGGCGCATTATTGGCAATTTTTGCTGTAAGTTTAATGTTTTGGGCTGTGTTTAAACAAAACGGAACTGCCTTAACACGTTGGGCAAATTATTATACAGATAGAACCGTACCTGCTCCTTTAGAAAAACCTTTAGAAGCCATTTATTTAGTGGATAAAAAAGATTATCTAGACAAAGAAGTCTCAGTCTACGACGACCAATATCAAGTGAAAAAAGACGAAAAAGGCAACGCTCTAAAAGAGCAAGGAAAAGATATTTATTTCAGAAATATTTCGCAGGCTGAGCGTACAAAACTTGAAGCAAACCCTGCCGAAAAAGTTAATCTTTACAATACCGAATTATTTCAGTCGATTAATCCGGGTTGGGTAATTTTACTCACGCCTGTTGTCGTTGCATTTTTTATGATGCTTCGCAGAAAAGGAAAAGAGCCAAGTACTCCTTCGAAAATAGTATTGGGATTATTTATCTCGGCATTATCCTGTTTAGTGATGGTGGGAGCAGTTTATGCAGGGCAGAACGGTCTTTTAAAAGTATCTGCTTTATGGCTCGTTGCAGCGTATGGTGTGATCACCGTGGGAGAACTTTGTCTTTCGCCAATGGGATTATCTTTGGTTTCAAAACTTTCGCCACCAAGATTAACAGCATTAATGATGGGCGGATTTTTCCTTTCCACCTCAATCGGGAATAAACTTTCGGGAGTTTTAGCAAGTTTTTGGTATGATTACGACAACAAAGCCAATTTCTTTATCGTAAATTTCGGATTGTTGCTTTTAGCGACTTTACTTGGACTTTCAATTTTGAAAAGGCTAAATAAAATAATGAAGGAAAAAGGAGTAAATTAA
- a CDS encoding type II toxin-antitoxin system RelE/ParE family toxin, translating into MTKLIYNHFVKIDLQEINRWYRKIDKKLGDDFVNEFRYKINFIKENPLSCELKYDENRIVFFKKFPYGIHYYYNEEKNLIEIYSVFHTSRNPEVWKDRK; encoded by the coding sequence GTGACTAAATTAATTTATAACCATTTCGTAAAAATTGATTTACAAGAAATCAACAGGTGGTACAGGAAAATTGATAAAAAGCTCGGGGATGATTTTGTTAATGAGTTTCGTTATAAAATTAATTTTATTAAAGAAAACCCCTTGTCTTGTGAGCTTAAATATGATGAGAACAGAATTGTTTTCTTCAAAAAATTCCCTTATGGTATTCATTATTACTACAACGAAGAGAAAAATTTAATTGAAATATATTCTGTTTTCCATACTTCAAGAAATCCTGAAGTTTGGAAAGATAGAAAGTAA